A window from Gopherus flavomarginatus isolate rGopFla2 chromosome 4, rGopFla2.mat.asm, whole genome shotgun sequence encodes these proteins:
- the DYNC2LI1 gene encoding cytoplasmic dynein 2 light intermediate chain 1 isoform X1 has product MPRPSDTLWDIAKAEVEKKENLEGDGVEVWEKSLLFMGNKNGGKTTIILRCLDRDEIPKPTLALEYTFGRRAKGHNRPKDIAHFWELGGGTSLLDLICIPITNDNIRTFAIILVLDLSKPNELWPTMESLLQITRNHVDKIITKLGKTNPKVATEIKQRMWNNMPKDHPDHELIDPFPIPLVIIGSKYDIFHEFDSEMRKIMCKTLRFVSHYYGASLVFTSKSEALLLKARVLINHLAFGFDRSKSISVDQNKPLFIPAGLDSLNQIGPPPASDSDIGKLHAHTPVDLWKKIYEKTFPPKSIRDLKDVNDPAQDPQYAEYEVDAMRTQKNQDLEQYKRNASKSWKEMEFEP; this is encoded by the exons ATGCCCAGACCCAG TGATACTCTGTGGGATATTGCTAAAGCCGAAgtggagaaaaaagaaaatcttgaaGGCGATGGAGTGGAAGTTTGGGAAAAATCACTACTCTTTATGGGAAACAAAAATGGG GGAAAGACTACTATTATACTGAGGTGTCTTGACAG GGATGAAATTCCAAAACCAACATTAGCCTTGGAATATACTTTTGGAAGAAGAGCAAAAGGTCATAACAGA CCAAAAGACATTGCACATTTTTGGGAACTAGGTGGTGGAACCTCATTATTGGACTTGATTTGTATACCAATAACTAATGACAACATAAG GACTTTTGCTATAATTCTTGTTTTGGACCTTTCCAAACCTAATGAACTGTGGCCAACCATGGAGAGTCTCCTACAGATCACCAGGAACCATGTGGATAAAATTATAACTAAACTGGGAAAAACAAATCCTAAAGTAGCTACTGAAATTAAACAGAGGATGTGGAACAATATGCCGAAGGATCACCCA GATCATGAATTAATTGACCCTTTTCCAATCCCTCTGGTGATAATTGGAAGCAAATATGATATTTTTCAT GAGTTTGACTCTGAGATGAGGAAAATAATGTGCAAGACACTTAGATTTGTTTCGCATTATTATGGAGCATCACTAGTG TTTACCAGCAAATCTGAGGCCCTCCTGCTAAAAGCCCGTGTTCTTATTAATCATTTGGCATTTGGCTTTGACAGAAG cAAATCCATATCAGTGGATCAGAATAAACCATTGTTTATCCCAGCAGGATTGGATTCTCTAAATCAAATAG GACCACCACCTGCCTCTGACAGTGATATTGGAAAACTGCATGCACATACACCTGTGGAtttgtggaaaaaaatatatgaaaaaacatttccacctaag AGTATTAGGGACTTAAAAGATGTCAATGATCCTGCCCAGGATCCACAGTATGCTGAGTATGAAGTTGATGCAATGCGAACTCAGAAGAATCAG
- the DYNC2LI1 gene encoding cytoplasmic dynein 2 light intermediate chain 1 isoform X2 gives MESLLQITRNHVDKIITKLGKTNPKVATEIKQRMWNNMPKDHPDHELIDPFPIPLVIIGSKYDIFHEFDSEMRKIMCKTLRFVSHYYGASLVFTSKSEALLLKARVLINHLAFGFDRSKSISVDQNKPLFIPAGLDSLNQIGPPPASDSDIGKLHAHTPVDLWKKIYEKTFPPKSIRDLKDVNDPAQDPQYAEYEVDAMRTQKNQDLEQYKRNASKSWKEMEFEP, from the exons ATGGAGAGTCTCCTACAGATCACCAGGAACCATGTGGATAAAATTATAACTAAACTGGGAAAAACAAATCCTAAAGTAGCTACTGAAATTAAACAGAGGATGTGGAACAATATGCCGAAGGATCACCCA GATCATGAATTAATTGACCCTTTTCCAATCCCTCTGGTGATAATTGGAAGCAAATATGATATTTTTCAT GAGTTTGACTCTGAGATGAGGAAAATAATGTGCAAGACACTTAGATTTGTTTCGCATTATTATGGAGCATCACTAGTG TTTACCAGCAAATCTGAGGCCCTCCTGCTAAAAGCCCGTGTTCTTATTAATCATTTGGCATTTGGCTTTGACAGAAG cAAATCCATATCAGTGGATCAGAATAAACCATTGTTTATCCCAGCAGGATTGGATTCTCTAAATCAAATAG GACCACCACCTGCCTCTGACAGTGATATTGGAAAACTGCATGCACATACACCTGTGGAtttgtggaaaaaaatatatgaaaaaacatttccacctaag AGTATTAGGGACTTAAAAGATGTCAATGATCCTGCCCAGGATCCACAGTATGCTGAGTATGAAGTTGATGCAATGCGAACTCAGAAGAATCAG